One genomic segment of Methanocorpusculum vombati includes these proteins:
- a CDS encoding SagB/ThcOx family dehydrogenase yields MKDDAGYNFLNVTKYPTDQHPDATLGIPAPAFVTSPRNGAEIISLPHPGDIPLSPLDLRDAIASRRTIRSFTRDPIPLTALSYLLWASSGITGDSIMYRAAPSAGALHPVDTYLAVQQVEELTPGVWRYHPDLHALELTAAGTAPVAALGRACMMQPAVLRAPVVFFWAATPYRTVWKYGLRGYRDIFLDAGHICQNCYLAAEHCGLGLCAIGAFYDDDAAAALQLSEDQFLLYAAACGVPREDSA; encoded by the coding sequence ATGAAGGACGACGCAGGCTATAATTTTCTGAACGTGACAAAGTATCCGACGGATCAGCACCCTGATGCAACACTCGGCATACCTGCCCCGGCATTCGTAACATCTCCCCGGAATGGCGCAGAGATAATCTCTCTCCCGCATCCGGGCGACATCCCGCTTTCCCCGCTGGACCTCCGCGACGCGATTGCATCCCGGAGAACCATCCGGTCCTTCACCCGCGACCCGATCCCGCTTACCGCCCTCTCCTATCTCCTGTGGGCATCTTCCGGCATAACCGGCGACAGCATCATGTACCGGGCCGCCCCCTCCGCGGGCGCCCTGCACCCGGTGGACACCTACCTTGCAGTCCAGCAGGTCGAAGAACTCACCCCCGGCGTATGGCGATATCATCCCGACCTGCACGCACTCGAACTCACCGCCGCAGGAACCGCCCCCGTCGCCGCACTGGGCCGCGCCTGCATGATGCAGCCCGCCGTCCTGCGTGCCCCGGTCGTATTCTTCTGGGCAGCAACCCCGTACCGCACCGTCTGGAAATACGGCCTGCGCGGCTACCGCGACATCTTCCTTGACGCCGGCCACATCTGCCAGAACTGTTACCTCGCCGCCGAACACTGCGGCCTTGGCCTCTGTGCCATCGGAGCCTTCTATGACGACGATGCCGCCGCCGCCCTGCAGCTCTCCGAAGATCAGTTCCTCCTCTACGCCGCAGCCTGCGGCGTTCCCCGGGAGGACTCCGCATGA
- a CDS encoding cobyrinate a,c-diamide synthase, translating to MNIPRIVIAGTHSGCGKTTAASGIMAALVARGLVVQPFKVGPDFIDPSHHTIVCGRESRNLDPFMMGEDGVRDCFVRASAGADIAVIEGVMGLYDGIDGSDCSSTAHVARLLDAPVILIADIKGMSRSVAALIKGYTEYDPRLRFAGVIMTKGGSDRHKTMTTRDLPRPLLGWMPRSDALAVESRHLGLVMGKEDSRMRLIGSFVEEHCDLDAVFTAAHTAPPVPDAARPSRSRDPHTTIAVAMDAAFCFYYRDNFDYLRTAGAELIFFSPLADPLPQADAYYFGGGYPEVHAAALAASPCKPGLLRAADAGLPVFGECGGLMWLSRSITTTDGTVHPMTGLLDADAVMEKRFVALDYVIGTTTADSSCFPSGMTFRGHEFHYSKTIPDADVRYLFSLERGRGIADACDGIFAGSVLGGYTHMYFGKPVADAFCKQLARQ from the coding sequence ATGAACATACCGCGCATCGTCATCGCCGGAACCCACAGCGGCTGCGGAAAAACCACCGCAGCCTCCGGCATCATGGCCGCCCTCGTCGCCCGTGGCCTGGTCGTCCAGCCGTTCAAAGTAGGACCCGACTTCATCGACCCCTCACATCACACCATCGTATGCGGCAGGGAATCACGCAATCTCGACCCGTTCATGATGGGGGAAGACGGTGTCCGCGACTGTTTTGTCCGTGCATCCGCCGGAGCCGACATCGCCGTCATTGAAGGCGTCATGGGACTGTATGACGGAATTGACGGCTCCGACTGTTCCAGCACCGCACACGTCGCACGCCTGCTGGACGCCCCCGTCATCCTTATCGCCGACATCAAAGGCATGTCGCGCAGTGTTGCCGCCCTCATCAAAGGCTACACCGAATATGATCCGCGCCTCCGGTTTGCGGGCGTCATCATGACAAAAGGCGGAAGCGACCGGCACAAAACCATGACAACACGGGATCTCCCGCGGCCTCTCCTCGGCTGGATGCCGAGATCCGACGCCCTTGCCGTTGAAAGCCGCCATCTCGGCCTCGTAATGGGAAAAGAAGACTCCCGTATGCGGCTGATCGGATCATTTGTCGAAGAGCACTGCGACCTTGACGCAGTTTTCACCGCCGCACATACCGCCCCCCCCGTTCCGGATGCAGCCCGCCCCTCCCGCAGCAGAGACCCGCATACCACCATTGCCGTTGCCATGGACGCTGCCTTCTGCTTCTACTACCGCGACAACTTCGACTACCTGCGCACCGCCGGAGCAGAACTGATCTTCTTCTCCCCTCTCGCTGACCCTCTCCCGCAGGCAGACGCCTACTACTTCGGCGGCGGCTATCCCGAAGTACACGCCGCCGCCCTTGCCGCATCACCGTGCAAACCCGGCCTTCTCCGTGCCGCCGATGCCGGTCTCCCCGTCTTCGGAGAATGCGGAGGACTCATGTGGCTCTCCCGCAGCATCACCACCACCGACGGCACCGTCCACCCGATGACCGGACTCCTGGACGCCGATGCCGTAATGGAAAAACGCTTCGTCGCACTCGACTATGTCATCGGAACAACAACCGCCGACTCATCCTGCTTCCCGTCCGGCATGACGTTCCGCGGTCACGAGTTCCATTACTCCAAAACGATCCCGGACGCTGACGTCCGGTACCTGTTCTCGCTTGAACGCGGCCGGGGCATTGCCGACGCTTGCGACGGCATCTTCGCCGGATCCGTCCTCGGCGGCTACACGCACATGTACTTCGGAAAACCTGTCGCCGACGCATTCTGCAAACAGCTTGCACGACAGTAA
- a CDS encoding flavodoxin family protein: MTKILGICGSAAPKSSTKKLIETALDAAKAAGADVEFIDAAKMDIHGCKGCLVCKKDQAKFCVQKDDMTPLYEKINAADAVIIGSPIYFGENTGQIKCFVDRMYAFLGPNGSKMTAGKKAAAVITQGVPDVATYTGCAEILTAGFRYCGAAIEKPLIVGDLHSADDLKPEALAAAKELGAKLAA; the protein is encoded by the coding sequence AAGCAGCACAAAGAAACTGATTGAGACGGCACTGGATGCAGCAAAGGCAGCCGGGGCGGATGTGGAGTTCATTGATGCGGCAAAGATGGATATTCACGGCTGCAAGGGGTGTCTTGTCTGCAAAAAGGATCAGGCGAAGTTCTGTGTGCAGAAGGATGATATGACGCCGCTGTATGAGAAGATCAATGCGGCGGATGCGGTTATTATCGGTTCTCCTATCTATTTCGGTGAGAACACGGGACAGATCAAATGTTTTGTGGACCGGATGTATGCGTTCCTCGGACCAAACGGGTCCAAGATGACGGCGGGCAAGAAGGCGGCGGCAGTGATTACGCAGGGTGTGCCGGATGTGGCGACGTATACGGGATGTGCGGAGATTCTGACCGCAGGGTTCCGGTACTGCGGAGCGGCAATTGAGAAGCCGCTGATTGTGGGCGATCTCCATTCCGCAGATGATCTGAAACCGGAAGCACTTGCAGCGGCAAAAGAGCTTGGTGCAAAGCTCGCCGCATAA